The segment CAGAATCACATAACCAAGGGACGTCCATGCCGCTCGCAGGCGTTTCTCGAGGGACATTTTAGTGCGATTGCCCTGGCGCGGCCGGGGCTTGCGGGGATTTGGCCCAAGTTGCTATGCTACTCACCGCATGGGCGGGGGGCGCGGAGTTCACACACTAGGAGTGCACGGTCAATGAGCGAAAGCCCCCTCCGGGAGGAAGCCCATGGGGCGGAGGCCCCCCCGGAAGCTTCCAGACGGCGCGTCGGGGGCTTTGTCATCGTGTTCGTGGTGACCGTGCTCTTCCTGCTGACGGCCTACCGGTACACGGTGGACACGCGCGTGAACGACTGGTACCTGTTCCAGGTCGCCCGCCACACCTCCTGGGTGCTGGACAAGATCGGGCATTCCTCCGAGCTGGAGGGCCGTTACCTATCCAACGACGATCCCGCCCACGTGCGCGCCACCCTCGGCGCCTGGAAGGACGGGCGGGAGGAGCCATTGGCGGATGAGGCGGCCCGCGCGGCCGGCGGACCCCTGACCCCCTGGGAAAAGTGGTCATACCGCGCCATCAGGGCCCGCAGGGAGGGAAAGGGGGCGGGCAACGGCCCCGGGGTCTCCTTCATCCTCCGGCCCGGCCTCTCGACGGAGATTGCCGACCTCTCGCTCCGCTTGTCCGACATGGACCGTGACACCGGCCTCTCCCGCGAGGAGCGTGAGAAGCTCCAGGGGCCCCTTCTCGCGCGGCTCAATGAGCTTCAGCAAATCCAGCAGCAAATCCGCAGGGGCGAGCGCCCGCAGGAGGAGGACACCACCCGGATGTTCCCCTTTGTGGTTGTCTCGGAGTGCGGCGCCATCGAGGTCATGGCCATCTTCCTTGCCGCCGTGCTGGCCTTCCCCGCCACCTGGCGCAAAAAGGCCGTCGGGCTCGCCGCGGGCGTTCCGCTGATGTATTCCGTCAACATTTTCCGTCTTTCCTTCCTCGGGGTGGTGGGGGCGCTGGACACGGAGCACAAGTGGTTTAAATTCGCCCACGAGTATGTCTGGCAGGCCGTCTATATCGTGTTTGTCGTGGCGGTATGGCTCGCCTGGGTGGAGTACATCGTCAAGAGGAAAAACCCATGAGGCAGGCGAAACCCCGGCAGAAGCCCCTCTGGTTCTGCGCCAAATTCGTGGTTTTCGTGACGATCCTGGTCATGCTGTGGTGGTGGATGCTCCCCGCCTACGGCTGGCTCCTCCTGCAGCTGTCGGGCGGGTTCCTGAAGCACGTCATGGGCGTCCCCGTGGTCTCCGGGGCCATCGTGCCCAAGGAGGTGCTGAACACGGGCACGGACTTGGTGTTCAACCTCTCCACCGGGCAGCGGCGGGTCATGCACATCGGCCTGCTCGCCACCAACATCCCGCCCTATTTCGCGCTCGTGCTCGCCACGGGCGGCCTCGCATGGCGCAGGCGGATCCGCGGCCTGGTCTACGGGTCCCTGATCCTGTGCCTGTTCCACCTCTCCTTCATCATCGTCGCCATGCGCTACCAGGAGGCCCTCATGCGGGCCAGCGAAATCCCCACGGCAGTGGTCCAGTTCTTTCTGACCATGCCGTTTCTGCTTTGGATTGTCTTCGCCTACTGGGACAGGCTTCTTCCGGGAAACGCCCCGGCGGCGGACAAGGGAACAGAGACCGCTTCTGAAACGCTGGAGGAAAAACCGTGAGCATCAAGGAACAATGCCGGCAGGCGCGGGACG is part of the Candidatus Hydrogenedentota bacterium genome and harbors:
- a CDS encoding archaeosortase/exosortase family protein, producing the protein MSESPLREEAHGAEAPPEASRRRVGGFVIVFVVTVLFLLTAYRYTVDTRVNDWYLFQVARHTSWVLDKIGHSSELEGRYLSNDDPAHVRATLGAWKDGREEPLADEAARAAGGPLTPWEKWSYRAIRARREGKGAGNGPGVSFILRPGLSTEIADLSLRLSDMDRDTGLSREEREKLQGPLLARLNELQQIQQQIRRGERPQEEDTTRMFPFVVVSECGAIEVMAIFLAAVLAFPATWRKKAVGLAAGVPLMYSVNIFRLSFLGVVGALDTEHKWFKFAHEYVWQAVYIVFVVAVWLAWVEYIVKRKNP